The Streptomyces sp. NL15-2K genome contains a region encoding:
- a CDS encoding Bro-N domain-containing protein: MNEQNNTPPQQSAAQRQDAIEISDFVYAATGARVRRLTMPDGTHWFPAVDVCRNLGYTHVGSALRNVADAINFASAESVLQRHTLDIPAGREWRRDMNLVNLQGLIRLVNGCTKPESQPFKAWVSEVIATIQRDGSYSLEPSPVQPTPNATTAYVMPQQVADAIVRLEERNIRADEMLTAFQEERNDLLRQITQSQNMMADALRDIADALKRPTDRSHSIPKLTPQELLATWKAKNLVVTEDVHAVAAYLAPALLHGGARYRVEEIANRTGLPHDRVHDRLRMLLKRGCVRQAGCAPDGAPVYVLP; the protein is encoded by the coding sequence ATGAACGAGCAGAACAACACGCCGCCGCAACAGTCGGCGGCACAGCGGCAGGACGCGATCGAAATCAGTGACTTCGTGTACGCGGCGACGGGCGCACGCGTACGGAGACTGACCATGCCGGACGGGACACACTGGTTCCCGGCCGTCGACGTGTGCAGGAACCTGGGGTACACGCACGTGGGATCTGCATTGCGGAACGTTGCCGACGCGATCAACTTTGCCAGTGCCGAGAGTGTGCTTCAGAGGCACACTCTCGACATTCCCGCAGGTCGAGAGTGGCGACGAGACATGAATCTCGTCAACCTTCAGGGCCTGATCCGGTTGGTCAACGGATGCACGAAGCCGGAGTCCCAGCCCTTCAAGGCCTGGGTCTCCGAGGTGATCGCCACTATCCAGCGCGACGGCTCCTACTCCCTGGAACCGTCCCCAGTACAACCCACGCCCAACGCCACCACCGCATACGTCATGCCCCAGCAGGTCGCCGACGCCATCGTCCGTCTCGAAGAGCGGAACATCCGGGCCGACGAGATGCTGACGGCCTTCCAGGAGGAGCGCAACGATCTGCTGCGGCAGATCACCCAGAGCCAGAACATGATGGCCGACGCGCTGCGAGATATCGCCGACGCCCTCAAGCGCCCCACCGACCGCTCACACTCCATCCCGAAGTTGACCCCCCAAGAGCTCCTCGCCACCTGGAAGGCGAAGAACCTCGTCGTCACCGAGGACGTCCACGCCGTGGCCGCCTACCTCGCCCCGGCCCTGCTGCACGGCGGCGCCCGCTACCGCGTCGAGGAGATCGCCAACCGCACCGGCCTCCCGCACGACCGCGTCCACGACCGCCTGCGCATGCTGCTGAAGCGTGGTTGCGTACGGCAGGCCGGCTGCGCTCCAGACGGGGCGCCGGTCTACGTGCTGCCGTAA
- a CDS encoding MerR family transcriptional regulator — MDDTDGLMSIGAFARQVGLAPSALRFYDDCGVLPPAHVDEATGYRYYAPDQENRAILVRRLREAGMPLTDTSVVLDGTREEARAVLAEHAHRARETAASAQAATERILRDLLGGAAGTEVRLGGAELAGAVRQVAPAVASGAGQAEFPTLGCVLVEVDREEVRLVATDRYRLAVRALRPTSGEGVRPGPCHVLVDVRELRDAASWAMRLPTVDLEVDEQGARLRDGDAVRVLPTVDGTFPEYRMILDDLPTPRHRVIVDRAALRTVIADAGYEGPVTLHAQEQRLELTSHDSGTSGLAAICTGPPVRIAFDPAVLVPALDAGVGPDVLLEISSPVQPVVVRSADQGSFTTLVMPVQVSE, encoded by the coding sequence ATGGACGACACCGACGGATTGATGAGCATCGGCGCCTTCGCCCGCCAGGTGGGACTGGCGCCGAGTGCTCTGCGGTTCTACGACGACTGCGGAGTGCTGCCTCCGGCCCACGTGGACGAGGCGACCGGCTACCGCTACTACGCCCCTGACCAGGAGAACCGCGCGATTCTGGTACGGCGGCTGCGGGAAGCCGGGATGCCGCTGACCGACACCTCGGTGGTGCTCGACGGCACGCGCGAGGAGGCACGTGCCGTGCTGGCGGAGCACGCGCACCGGGCGCGGGAGACCGCGGCGTCGGCGCAGGCGGCGACCGAGCGGATCCTTCGCGATCTGCTGGGCGGGGCCGCCGGGACCGAAGTGCGGCTGGGCGGGGCGGAGCTGGCCGGCGCCGTACGGCAGGTCGCGCCCGCGGTGGCGAGCGGTGCCGGGCAGGCGGAGTTCCCGACGCTCGGCTGTGTCCTCGTGGAGGTCGATCGCGAGGAAGTACGCCTGGTGGCCACGGACCGCTACCGCTTGGCGGTCCGCGCGCTTCGGCCGACCTCGGGCGAGGGCGTTCGGCCCGGTCCGTGTCACGTCCTGGTCGACGTCCGGGAGTTGAGGGACGCCGCCTCCTGGGCCATGCGTCTCCCGACCGTCGACCTCGAAGTGGACGAGCAGGGGGCGAGGCTTCGAGACGGCGACGCTGTGCGTGTCCTGCCGACCGTCGACGGGACGTTCCCCGAGTACCGGATGATCCTGGACGATCTGCCGACGCCCCGGCACCGGGTCATCGTGGACCGGGCGGCTCTTCGCACGGTGATCGCCGATGCTGGGTACGAGGGTCCGGTGACGCTGCATGCGCAGGAACAGCGGCTCGAACTCACGTCCCATGACTCGGGAACGTCCGGGTTGGCCGCGATCTGCACCGGGCCGCCGGTGCGTATCGCCTTCGACCCGGCGGTGCTGGTTCCGGCCCTCGACGCCGGCGTCGGTCCCGACGTATTGCTGGAGATCTCGTCGCCGGTCCAGCCGGTGGTGGTCCGCTCGGCCGACCAGGGGAGTTTCACGACGTTGGTGATGCCGGTTCAGGTGAGCGAGTGA